In Amblyomma americanum isolate KBUSLIRL-KWMA unplaced genomic scaffold, ASM5285725v1 scaffold_186, whole genome shotgun sequence, a single genomic region encodes these proteins:
- the LOC144112479 gene encoding uncharacterized protein LOC144112479: protein MMMFLKDQVDIGSTFSNSHVQDSETAESVLESIYSETEDGAEPPEDGAFSPLVPSRSTTPEPHTPNGSSQASTAASTLAAPRSGRGKKRKERSRWQDDIEKVDALITEDKDQASVYGQLVAHKLRACPKHAKRDMEMDLLQFIAKYTFHDNPE, encoded by the exons ATGATGATGTTTCTAAAAGATCAGGTGGATATTGGCAG caCCTTCTCAAACAGCCATGTGCAGGACAGTGAAACTGCAGAGTCGGTCCTGGAATCGATCTACAGTGAAACAGAAG ATGGAGCAGAACCTCCTGAAGATGGTGCTTTCTCTCCACTTGTGCCCTCAAGAAGTACCACCCCAGAGCCACACACACCAAACGGGAGCTCACAAGCCAGCACCGCTGCAAGTACCCTGGCAGCCCCTCGGTCTGgcagaggaaagaaaaggaaagagaggTCTCGGTGGCAGGACGACATTGAAAAAGTTGACGCCTTGATAACTGAGGACAAGGACCAAGCGTCAGTCTATGGGCAGCTAGTTGCCCACAAGCTGCGTGCATGCCCGAAACATGCGAAACGGGACATGGAAATGGATTTGCTGCAATTCATAGCGAAGTATACATTTCATGATAACCCTGAATAA